One Cardiocondyla obscurior isolate alpha-2009 linkage group LG16, Cobs3.1, whole genome shotgun sequence genomic region harbors:
- the Mon2 gene encoding protein MON2 homolog isoform X1, which yields MLTMASAATTVGGNPENATKFLEALQADLKVLASETKKKYPQIKESCEEGITKLRTASSNPGTPIYYIVNQILYPVVQGCESKDVKIIKFCLGMMQRLITQQAVDQKGARYITDTLWLLMESGTEEVKVLQTVTLLLTSNTIVHGDTLARNLVLCFRLHFTKDCTTINTAGATVRQLVSLVFERVVAEDEVNPDQLESDEVNLEELKIPTNQAPKGLGPCAADAYLMFQDLVQLVNADQPYWLIGITEMTRTFGLELLESVLTNFSSVFFKHPEFSFLLKERVCALVIKLFSPNIKYRNSVPASLQQATPLDKPYFPISMRLLRVVSILIQKYHSLLVTECEIFLSLIVKFLDPDKPIWQRALALEVLHKMTVQADLLTNFCECYDLKPHATNIFQDIVNSLGAYVHSLFVNPQMMNQTSTAVSTTMPQSTGSSLFTGMPIGPGVSPQPGFYSRGIWLPVVATFTSGQAKPTYLEMLDKIEPPQIPGGYGISIAYACLLDIIRSIALAINGSKDDNGETQIYQPSESERKLHVQLINSSWCGLLAALSPLIDASTDESATENVLKAIQTFASLCGQLDLQTPRDAFITAICKASLPPNYALTVLYNAPQGIPTARQQDSMQYNLTMGEPDYRQQVVAVGTPLPTASLPIGAHQGPVMLTAKNLQCMRALLSLAHCHGSILGSAWHLVLTTLQHLVWILGLKPSTGGSLKAGKTAADPNAVLTNAVMADLPVLSAMLSRLFESSQHLDDVALHHLIDALCKLSHEAMELAYSNREPSLFAVAKLLETGLVNLPRVEVLWRPLTNHLLEVCQHPHIRMREWGVEAITYLVKMALQHKYPQPLRDNQKLQTLLLGPLSELSSVRHGDVRQRQLECVLQVLHGAGETLYHGWPLVLGIIGAVSDHHGEALVRIAFQCLQLVVTDFLPVMPWRCLPLCVDTAAKFGSQTQELNISLTAVGLMWNISDYFYQNQEKLCVCLRGDSSSVFPDFPGTTNMPPFDKLWMCLYARLGDLCVDSRPAVRKSASQTLFSTISAHGSLLHQPTWQAVLWQVLFPLLDKVRSLSNSASSEKVDTSGNILIHHSRNTAQKQWAETQVLTLSGVARVFNTKRQLLQMLGDFPRAWSLLLEFIENSALSKNNEVSLAALKSFQEILFQPKGSEGTEVIQLNDSEGLWTVTWRVWLNIGMESTAPPQEGDIEPYVPSQAFLTALMHIFPGVFQHIRNKFTGPDLQKLCIVLKNTVAVPVHGESTPYILPSVPDVVLTHLQDEVLHSMELLQKEALSGPENLRTMIVLIFLQLLSFSKLACEAPTYGKIPTKHISQIRGVSADWVTMNYVPFGEKALSMVVNLYQKTAHEMAVIDGQVLKHIVEALHVPLAIKYACPSATTWKLAVTSLLAVLHTGLPLARKYPEQFQSMWLELASTLDDFLFPKSVLNVERGVEEIQADEAVDCQVMELLRDEVLPHSQHIPHQFILRVVMLLNKGSIHSATTANIENGAETKLREEFAKTCFETLLQFSLLDGLNNDTENSPKKSSESDEGGIAGRLAVTALLHRFQEVLRRYIESERRSGKCPLPRYRLSEISFVLKAVATLVVSLKKAPPNKVERSVWEQLIGLYPCLVECTIATTSGQVSRSLREALLQYHDLLRAPVHSTPTPNGV from the exons ATGTTGACGATGGCGAGTGCCGCTACCACCGTCGGGGGCAACCCGGAGAACGCCACCAAGTTCCTAGAGGCCCTGCAAGCGGACCTGAAGGTCCTTGCCTCAGAGACCAAGAAAAAGTACCCGCAAATTAAGGAG TCGTGCGAGGAAGGAATAACCAAGTTGAGAACAGCTTCAAGTAACCCAGGGACACcaatatattacattgtaaATCAAATACTTTATCCTGTAGTTCAAGGATGTGAGAGTAAGgatgtaaaaattatcaag TTTTGCCTGGGCATGATGCAAAGACTAATAACACAACAGGCAGTAGACCAGAAAGGTGCTCGATACATTACCGACACTCTGTGGTTATTGATGGAATCTGGTACAGAAGAAGTTAAAGTTTTGCAAACTGTAACATTGTTGCTTACAAGTAATACCATAGTGCATGGAGATACATTAGCAAGA AACTTGGTGCTTTGTTTTCGATTACATTTCACAAAAGACTGTACAACGATAAATACAGCCGGTGCTACTGTAAGACAATTAGTATCTTTGGTATTTGAAAGAGTAGTTGCCGAGGATGAAGTAAATCCTGATCAGTTAGAATCTGATGAAGTAAATTTAGAGGAACTCAAAATTCCAACAAATCAAGCGCCTAAAGGTCTCGGTCCTTGCGCTGCAGATGCATATTTGATGTTTCAG gatttAGTGCAGCTAGTAAATGCTGATCAACCGTATTGGCTGATAGGCATTACTGAAATGACTAGAACTTTTGGTTTGGAATTGTTAGAATCggttttaacaaatttttcatctgttttttttaag CATCCAGAGTTTAGtttcttattaaaagaaagagtGTGTGCACTTGTGATAAAACTATTTTCACCTAACATCAAATATCGTAATTCGGTACCGGCGTCTTTACAACAAGCTACACCTTTAGATAAACCGTACTTTCCTATTAGCATGAGGCTGTTGCGAGTTGTATCCATTTTGATACAGAAATATCATTCCTTATTG GTAACAGAGTGTGAAATATTCTTATCCTTAATTGTAAAGTTTTTGGATCCCGATAAACCTATCTGGCAGAGAGCTTTAGCATTAGAAGTTTTACACAAAATGACAGTTCAAGCGGATTTACTAACGAATTTCTGTGAATGTTACGATTTAAAGCCACATgctacaaatatttttcaagatatTGTCAATAGCTTAGGCGCATATGTACATAGCCTCTTTGTAAATCCGCAGATGATGAATCAAACAAGCACGG CAGTAAGTACGACTATGCCTCAAAGCACAGGTTCGTCATTATTCACAGGAATGCCTATTGGGCCTGGTGTATCACCTCAACCTGGTTTTTATTCGCGTGGTATTTGGTTGCCAGTAGTAGCGACATTTACAAGCGGACAGGCTAAACCAACTTA ttTGGAAATGTTGGATAAAATTGAACCGCCGCAAATACCGGGTGGTTATGGAATCAGTATAGCTTATGCATGTTTATTAGACATCATAAGATCGATTGCATTGGCGATAAATGGATCGAAAGACGACAATGGCGAAACTCAAATTTATCAGCCCAGCGAATCAGAACGCAAGCTTCATGTACAATTAATCAATTCTAGTTGGTGCGGTCTCTTGGCAGCTCTTAGTCCATTAATAGATGCTAG TACAGACGAATCGGCAaccgaaaatgttttaaaagcaATTCAAACTTTTGCGTCCCTTTGCGGTCAGTTGGATTTGCAAACGCCTCGAGATGCTTTTATTACTGCTATATGTAAAGCATCTCTGCCGCCTAATTATGCCTTGACGGTACTGTACAATGCACCTCAAGGCATACCCACCGCGAGACAACAGGACTCAATGCAATATAACTTGACAATGGGTGAGCCCGATTATAGACAGCAAGTAGTGGCCGTGGGTACGCCATTACCAACGGCATCACTACCGATTG gtGCTCATCAAGGTCCCGTCATGTTAACTGCAAAAAATCTGCAATGCATGCGTGCATTGTTATCACTGGCCCATTGTCACGGTAGTATACTTGGCAGCGCATGGCATTTGGTACTTACTACTCTTCAACATCTCGTTTGGATACTTGGTCTAAAACCTTCCACGGGTGGATCGTTAAAAGCTGGAAAAACTGCAGCTGATCCAAATGCTGTGCTAACGAACGCAGTTATGGCAGATCTACCTGTACTCAGCGCTATGCTCAGTAGATTATTCGAGAGCAGTCAACATCTTGACGACGTTGCTTTGCATCATTTGATAGACGCCTTGTGCAAATTAAGCCACGAGGCTATGGAGCTGGCGTATTCTAACCGTGAACCTTCTCTATTTGCCGTTGCTAAGCTTCTAGAGACAGGTTTAGTAAACTTACCACGCGTGGAAGTGCTTTGGAGACCATTGACAAATCATTTATTAGAAGTTTGTCAACATCCGCATATTCGTATGAGAGAGTGGGGCGTGGAAGCCATCACATACCTTGTCAAAATGGCCCTTCAGCATAAATATCCGCAACCACTTCGCGACAATCAGAAATTACAAACGTTACTGTTAGGACCATTATCTGAATTATCATCTGTACGTCACGGTGATGTTAGACAACGACAATTAGAATGCGTCTTGCAAGTACTTCACGGCGCTGGAGAAACGCTATACCATGGCTGGCCTTTAGTCCTCGGTATTATAGGAGCGGTTTCCGATCATCATGGAGAAGCCTTGGTACGCATAGCTTTCCAATGCTTACAGTTGGTTGTAACCGACTTTTTGCCGGTAATGCCTTGGCGATGTCTTCCACTGTGCGTCGATACAGCCGCTAAATTTGGATCGCAAACACAAGAATTAAACATCTCGCTTACAGCAGTCGGTTTAATGTGGAACATAAGTGACTACTTTTATCAGAATCAAGAAAAATTGTGTGTCTGCTTGCGCGGCGATTCGTCATCGGTATTCCCTGACTTTCCGGGCACAACAAATATGCCACCGTTCGATAAACTCTGGATGTGTCTTTATGCAAGATTGGGAGATTTATGCGTCGATTCGCGACCAGCTGTACGCAAATCGGCAAGTCAGACTCTATTCTCCACCATATCCGCACACGGTAGTCTTCTGCATCAACCTACATGGCAGGCTGTGCTCTGGCAAGTGTTGTTTCCATTGTTAGATAAAGTAAGAAGTTTATCAAATTCAGCCAGCAGCGAAAAAGTTGACACCAGTGGAAATATACTTATTCACCACAGCAGAAATACAGCGCAAAAGCAATGGGCGGAGACACAAGTTTTAACATTAAGTGGCGTAGCTAGAGTGTTTAATACAAAACGTCAACTGTTGCAAATGTTAGGAGACTTTCCCAGAGCATGGTCGTTACTTCTCGAGTTTATTGAGAATTCAGCGCTCAGTAAAAACAACGAGGTATCATTAGCGGCATTAAAGTCATTTCAGGAGATTCTCTTTCAACCGAAAGGAAGCGAAGGCACCGAGGTGATTCAATTAAACGATTCAGAAGGCTTATGGACGGTGACGTGGCGTGTATGGCTCAATATTGGAATGGAAAGTACCGCACCCCCACAGGAAGGCGATATCGAGCCTTACGTACCGTCCCAGGCATTTTTAACTGCATTGATGCACATATTTCCAGGCGTTTTCCAacatattagaaataaattcacaGGTCCTGATCTACAGAAATTATGTATCGTCCTAAAGAACACAGTGGCTGTTCCAGTACACGGCGAATCGACGCCGTATATTTTGCCATCGGTACCCGACGTAGTTCTCACTCATTTGCAAGACGAGGTGCTGCATTCTATGGAACTTTTGCAAAAAGAAGCGCTGAGTGGCCCGGAAAATTTACGCACGATGATTGTCTTAATATTCCTTCAATTATTGAGCTTTTCTAAATTGGCATGCGAAGCTCCGACTTACGGCAAAATTCCTACGAAGCACATCTCTCAGATTAGAGGCGTGTCCGCCGATTGGGTCACGATGAATTACGTTCCGTTCGGCGAGAAAGCTTTATCGATGGTCGTGAATTTGTATCAAAAAACTGCGCACGAGATGGCCGTGATCGACGGTCAGGTGCTGAAACACATTGTGGAGGCGTTGCATGTGCCGTTAGCTATCAAGTATGCATGCCCGTCCGCGACCACGTGGAAGCTGGCCGTGACTAGTCTCTTGGCTGTTTTACACACTGGACTGCCGCTCGCAAGAAAGTATCCCGAACAATTCCAGAGTATGTGGCTCGAGCTCGCGAGCACGCTGGACGATTTCTTATTTCCAAAAAG CGTACTGAATGTAGAACGAGGGGTAGAAGAAATCCAAGCCGACGAAGCGGTAGATTGTCAAGTGATGGAATTACTGAGGGACGAAGTGTTACCACATTCTCAGCACATACCTCATCAATTCATACTGAGGGTTGTTATGCTTTTAAATAAAGGTTCCATACATTCGGCCACCACTGCAAATAttg agaatGGAGCAGAAACGAAATTACGGGAAGAATTCGCAAAGACTTGCTTTGAAactttattgcaattttctcTGTTGGATGGACTAAACAATGACACGGAAAATAGCCCTAAGAAGAGTTCAGAGAGTGACGAAGGTGGAATCGCCGGACGTTTGGCGGTTACGGCCCTTTTGCACAGATTTCAAGAAGTTCTACGGCGATATATTGAAAGCGAGAGACGAAGTGGAAAGTGCCCTTTGCCTAG GTACAGATTATCGGAAATATCGTTCGTCCTGAAAGCTGTCGCTACTCTTGTGGTATCGCTCAAGAAAGCGCCTCCCAATAAAG TTGAAAGATCGGTATGGGAACAACTAATCGGATTATATCCATGTTTGGTAGAATGTACGATTGCAACTACTTCTGGTCAAGTATCTAGATCCTTGCGAGAGGCTTTGTTACAGTATCACGATTTATTGCGAGCTCCAGTTCATAGCACACCAACCCCGAATGGCGTTTGA